TGTCGCGGGTCGACCCGTGGTCGGTGATGAAGATTTCGTTCCTGCTGTCGGTGGCGTTCGCCATTGCCAGCGTGGTCGCGGTCGCGTTGTTGTGGATCGTGCTGGCCGGGATGGGGGTCTTCTCCGACCTGAACGACTTGCTGCGCTCGCTGGACAAGCAAGGCTCGACGTTCGACCTGATGGATTACATCGGCTTCGGCAAGGTCGTCTCGTTGGCGGTGGTGATCGGCTTCATCGACATCATCTTGATCACGGCGTTCGCGACGTTGGGAGCGTTCCTCTACAACATCTGTGCGTCGCTAGTCGGCGGGTTGCGGCTGACGCTGTCGGACGACTGACCTTTTCGCCGGCGCGGGCGCACCCTCCCTCCCGGCGGAACTTTGGAAGCCGTTGCACCCTCCCGCTCGCCATTTCGGTGCAGCCGCTTCCAAACCCTGCCGGGTAAGCCCCCTCCGCGTCGCTACTGCTCGTAGGGGGTGGCTTCCACGACGTCTTCGAGGGTGAGCGCGGCGTAGATGTGCGGGAAGTCGTTCTCCCACTCCACGTGCTTGGCTAGCTCGTCGGCGTCGAGGGTGACGAGGACCAGGCCGGTCTCGCCGTTGAAGAAGCGGTCGATCGTGCCGGGCACCTGCTCGCGCGTCGAGCAGTGGACGAAGCCGTCGGCCTGGTCCAGCGGCGTACCTTCGAAGGTTCCCTCGACCTGCCACTGCTTCCACTCGGCGGGACGCAGGATCTTGTAGATGAGCATGCGGTCGATCCTGGCATCCTCGTTTTGGTTGGTACGGCGCGGGTGGGGTAATCTCGACCGGGCTTCCGGGAGTGTCGGGAGTCTTGTGTGAGGGCCTATAGCTCAGTCGGTTAGAGCGCTTCCCTGATAAGGAAGAGGTCAGAGGTTCAAGTCCTCTTAGGCCCACGTTTTGCACGGTCGTCGTGTTGCTCGCATTGCCCGCCGCTAGGAGATTCTTGTGAAGAAGCTCGTTGTCCTCGCTGGTGTGGCAGCGGCTGCTCTGGCGGTCGTGAAGCGGCAGCAGGCGGCAGCGGCCAAGCCGGGCGTCTGGATCCAGGCGTCGGATCAGCCGCCGGCACGCTGACCGTCACCCTCGCCGGTCGTTCGGCTCGGCGCTCGGGGCCATGGCGCAATTGGTAGCGCACCTGCTTTGCAAGCAGGGGGTTACGGGTTCGAGTCCCGTTGGCTCCACCACACATCACCTCAGGTCAGAGGCATATTCCTCAGGTCATCCACCGCCTGTGAGGCGGTCGCGAAGGGTCGCTGGTGCCAGATCGACCACGGATCTGGCGAAAATCTCGACCCCGAAACGGCCTGACCAGCCGGTTCTCCACGTCAGCGTCCCCTTCGTAGCCGCCGACGTGTTAAGAATTGGCGCGAAACTTAACACGTCGACTGGACGTGTTAAGTCTCCTGACGCGTGAACGCGCGCCTGCGAGCACCAGCTCACACATGTACGGAGCGTTCGAATTTTTCGTTTCGTCGATTAGGGTACTGCCATGAGCACCTCGACCGATTCGCCGCGCGGCGCCCGTAAGGCACAGACGTACCTGCCGGAGCCTGGTGCTCGCGAGGAGATCCTGGACTTCGCGGCATTGATGCACGAGATGGAACTGTTCCTGGCAAAGGATTCGTCGAAGGCAGCTCTCATTGATCCCGAGGGCAAGGCCCGTTCCATCCCGGACGAGATCTTCCGCATCTTGGATCAGGTCACCTCTGCGCTCGCTGCGGGCGAGGGCATCACGATCGTTCCGCAGGGGGTGACCATGACGACGCAACAGGCCGCAGACTTCCTCGGCATCAGCCGCCCGACGTTGGTGCGACTGCTGGAGGCCGGGGACATCGCGTATGACAAGCCCGGACGCCATCGTCGTGTCCGGTTGGAAGACCTGATCGACTACCACAAGAGCTTCCGGGCCGAGCGACGCTCTGCCCTGCGGGAGTTGCAGCGTGCCAATCTCGACTCGAAGGCCCAGGAGGGTCAACCTACCGATGTTCAGCGACTGGCTGAGCTGGACAATAAGTGACCTTTCTCGCCTTCCTCGACACGAACGTGCTCTACGGGGCATTTGCTTGACGACTTCGTCCTTGAACTCGCGCACCGAGGTTGTTTGGCCCGTTGTGGTCCCGAGACGTACTCCTCGAACTGTCGCAGAACCTCATCAGGAATAGTGAAGACCCCGCACTCGTCGCAGAGCGTGTTGGCATCATGGAGTGATACTTCGCCGACGCAATGGTGAGCGGCTACGACAGTCCGGTGCCAACGATGACGAACGACCAGAAGGACCGGCATGTTGTCACAGCTGCTGTCCTTGTTGGCGAGGGGCTGGTGACAATCAAAGACTCCCAGCGGCTTCTGTCCAACTGTTTGACATCAAGGGGTTCACCTTGACGACTTCCTCCCCGACCAACTCGACCTTTACTTACCGCGCGACCACTCTTCGCGCCCTGGTCGAACTTGTCGACGGCTTCGACCCTCCAGCGACAGCCGTTGACGATTTCCTGCGTGCTCTTGCCAGGGCTGGGGTTTCAAAGTTCGCGGACGCTGCCCGACCTGTCGACGACGCTTGAAAACGAGGCCATAGCGACGGTCGAAAACGAGGCCACCCAGACAGATTGGATGGGTGATCTCTGTGGAGGATTGGGCTTTGATCCGGCGGCTGGTGGCGGATGGTGTTCCGCAGCGTCAGGTCGCACGAGAGTTGGGCATTGGCAGGTCGACGGTGGAGCGGGCGTTGGCCTCGGACCGGCCCCCGAAGTACGAGCGGCCAGCGGGTCCGACATCGTTCACGCCGTTCGAGCCGGCGGTGCGGCAACTGCTGGTGAAGACACCAGACATGCCAGCGACGGTGATCGCCGAACGGGTCGGCTGGACGGGGTCGATCACCTGGTTCCGTGACAACGTGCGGCGTTTGCGACCTGAGCATCGGCCGGTTGACCCCTGCGATCGGTTGATTTGGTTGCCGGGTGACGCGGCGCAGTGCGACCTGTGGTTCCCGCCGCGGAAGATCCCGCTGGAGGACGGCAGCAGGACGTTGCTGCCGGTGATGGTGATCACTGCCGCGCATTCCCGGTTCATGGTCGGGCGGATGATCCCGACCCGCCATACCCAGGACCTGTTGCTGGGCATGTGGGAACTGCTGCAAGACCTCGGCCGGG
The window above is part of the Branchiibius hedensis genome. Proteins encoded here:
- a CDS encoding DLW-39 family protein, whose amino-acid sequence is MKKLVVLAGVAAAALAVVKRQQAAAAKPGVWIQASDQPPAR
- a CDS encoding DUF3566 domain-containing protein; this encodes MSQSDGPNAGATAARLPGSAQRSAAPSRPAGAPGRPASPASPAAARGRQPASRSGRPAGVRAGAQARPARATPRRVRLSVSRVDPWSVMKISFLLSVAFAIASVVAVALLWIVLAGMGVFSDLNDLLRSLDKQGSTFDLMDYIGFGKVVSLAVVIGFIDIILITAFATLGAFLYNICASLVGGLRLTLSDD
- a CDS encoding helix-turn-helix domain-containing protein, translated to MSTSTDSPRGARKAQTYLPEPGAREEILDFAALMHEMELFLAKDSSKAALIDPEGKARSIPDEIFRILDQVTSALAAGEGITIVPQGVTMTTQQAADFLGISRPTLVRLLEAGDIAYDKPGRHRRVRLEDLIDYHKSFRAERRSALRELQRANLDSKAQEGQPTDVQRLAELDNK
- a CDS encoding DUF952 domain-containing protein: MLIYKILRPAEWKQWQVEGTFEGTPLDQADGFVHCSTREQVPGTIDRFFNGETGLVLVTLDADELAKHVEWENDFPHIYAALTLEDVVEATPYEQ